Genomic DNA from Setaria italica strain Yugu1 chromosome V, Setaria_italica_v2.0, whole genome shotgun sequence:
TTGTGTTtgcagggcatgctgacccgggtcgtggactcgcaCCCGCCGGTGCTCGAGGATGCCGATCGGCGGACGCaaaaccgtctccttgccgaaGAGCAGAAGCGtcgtaaggacaaggagacggcgaaaaagaggaagaaggctgccaaggagttccaacgacGGCGGAGAGGGCAGGAcgtgtcggacgacgacgacgatgatgatgacgatgacgaggaggaagatgaggaggatgaggaggaggaggaagagctggtcTTATCCCCTCGGTCGGGTGCGCTCGTAATCCGGGAGGCGCCCCGCAAACGGCCGTGAGGGATGGGGCGGAAGGATCGTCTACCCGGAGCTCGGTTCCGCAAGTCTCCGGGGCcatgccccaggggtcggcgcggggcgcctcccaggagccggcgcggagcgCTCCCTGGAGATCCATggagcccgcccccgccgtcgtccaggagccggcaCGGGGCGCCCCCAAAGAGTCAGCGCGGAGCGCTCCCCGGAGGTCCAcggagcctgcccccgccgtTGCGCCTGAGACTCAAGAGCAGCGGagtggcgacaagcggccgctgccggatgccccggggtcggcgtccggctccgaggcgaagcgcgcgcgccgtccttgCTCTGGAGGAACGTAAGTTGGATTTCTTCGTGAACCTCGCTCCTTTCCCCACCTTGCGTTCGTTTCTGCTAACATTTAATTGTTGTTTCGCAGCGCCGCCTCCCGTGGTCTCgtcctgcagctggcgcccaagaaggcgctgcgggtgtCGTCCGCCTCTGTGGGGCGGACCGCggtcccgcccgcggcgagcggcggggtccctGGTGAGGTCGCGGATCCCGTCGCGGAAGCGGTCCCCGTGACGGCGACCGGCGGAGTGGCGGCGCCATCAGGCGCGGGAGAGGGCGTGGACCCCGTTCCGCCTTCCGCTTCCCCGGTCGACCCTTCGGTGCAGAGCATCGTTCCCCAGAGCCCTCAGACcgaggaggtgatcgacctcgacgccgacgaggcggaggggacggcggtgACGGGAGCAGGGACGAGTGTCCCTGCAGCCGCGACGGGAacagcggcggcgacagaggagggagTGCCTGCCTCCGCGGCCGTGGCGGAGGAGGCagtggggacggcggcggggacctCCGCCCCGGGGGTCCCGGCGGAGGtgccaccggcggcggaggcggaggttcCCGCTCGAGGGGCTCCGGCAGGGGCGGAGGAGCCCGCCTCGGTTGCGGCGGAAAGCGAGGTGGCCGCAGGGATATTTGTTCCGCCGCCCGCGTCGGAGGCGGTGGTGCCGTCGAGCGGGTCCGCGGCGGCCCCGACAGCGATAGGTGCGCAGGCGCCGGGACCGTCGGCGAACCCGGAGGCTTCCGGGTCGGCTCCCGCTTCGGCTTTGGCCACCTCCGTCCCCAGGGCGTGGAGGGGGTCTGTCCTGCGTTGGACGTCCCGTGAGGACCCAccgaggcacctcttcaccctggatgacgccgcggagtggcgcaagtggcaggcggtgcagggcagcctcgccaacgcccgcgcggctctgtcctcggtGTTGGGGGAGTTGGACAACGGCAtcctccctggtagccaggtacgtTGTCCCTCATGTCGGTGATTGTCCCTTTCCCGTTGCCTCGCCCCTGATGGTGTATTGCTTTGTAGGCTCTCATGGAGTGCAGTCAGGGGAAATCCGATTTCcccggctggagcgggggctctgggagcgcttcaacttggagagggagcGAACCAGGGACCTAACCATGCAGGTTGCCGCCGCCCAGGGGGCCATTAAAGACCTGCTGAGGTgcgagcaggcggcgcaggaggacgCGCGGCGGTCGGAAGCCAAATTCCAAGCCGTCGTCGATAAGGCCTGCCTCgaccgcgaggagttccaggccgctgcCGAAAAGGCCCGccacgacgccgaggagctcgcacggctgaagggggagcatgaagccctccagaagaccatcgagcgcatccggcgcgagcggcaaaaGGCTTGGCAGGACCGGGATGCCGAGAAGGtccggaaggaggaggccgagaaggcggcggccgaccttggggcggaggtcgGTCAGCTTCAAGCGCAAGCGCAGGAGCTTCAGGCCTCCGTGGCCCAGGGGCTCGATCGGGAGCGCCAGCTGAAGGCCCAGTCCGAGGgtaagactagtaaatttcttttatacgcgtaaggcttcggatggtggcgtgggagacacggggttagactggttcaggcaacggaagccctacgtccagtatcaaggcagctcgtgttacccatgcggggttctgtagtaggggttacagatgggcgagagagggaactgatcccagctCTCTTGagtgtgcttgtgctctaagggagtgcGAGAGTGTGCTGTTGGCTTGAGGGAAAGAGTCTCCGTCCCCGTCTCgtgacccccggtcctccttttatagtgcaagaaGGAGCCCGAGATTACAGTTGAGACGGACCTTAGGAGAAGAAGCAGAAAGGATAAgccaaaaaggaaaataatacAAGGGAGGGCCCCGAGGCCGCCGCTCTCGCTCCGGCCCCCGGTCCCTGTCAACGCGCCCGacgagggagggcgattccctcctgatcttgtcgatgatctcccaggtcgccatcgccgtcgaGTGTGATGATCAGCCTCAGCCTTGGCATCCGTGCTCGCCGGGGAGGAGGCCCGATTCTGTTGCCCcgccgattaccgtaagacccggacaTCACGTCCCTGACACTGCTGTTGGaagcacggggcgcgagagcaagcggTGCGCTCTCCTGTGTCGTTCGGCGCAGTtcatgagtactttgtgacgaatcaGAAGGAGCTGCGACCACTGCAgcccgcgccgcacggccgTGCACCGGTATTCGTgaccggttacgttggggacgtcgctcccttttggcttgacagggccgcggcgcatttatggcgaggtcgatagggggacccacgagatcgttaTCCTaatcctccagtccgcgcccgaaGGGAATATCTGTCTAGTGGACccgagtgagtccgacccccgcgtccagggtcgggcgaggtggaggtgtttgtgggggtcgggcgctcccgaccccggttccctaggtcggacgaggcggaaccttgcggcgaggggtcgggcgcccccgaccctgggaccgcggtcgggcgaggcggagtccctccatcgaggggtcgggattgtccgaccccggggccctgggtcgggcgagatggagtggGGTGTTCTCTGCCTTCACTGGGCCGGATgtaatcgtaattaccgcaggtgggcgtgggccttcatgactgtcgCTTTGAGCGGCATTGGGatgtcgttaatatttccccccaacagtggTGAAGGGCAACTCTAGTGGAATCGAGGCTTGGCAAGGTTCTTTGATTTAATTCGGCTTAAACATCAAGCGGTGTCTTGATAGAGAAGCGATTGAATAATTGAATCCACCTCAACGTGGATTAGGGGTGACCGGCAAGTCATCGACACTACGGGAAAACATCGGTCTCTCTCGGTTGTCTTCTTGCTCTCTACCTTTGTAGTAGTACTTATTTCAATGAATGCTTTCATCTATCTTGTTTTATTACTTGCCATCCTAACTCATCTTGACATACCTAGTAGTAGATTTACTAGTTGTTGCCTATCTTGTGGGTTTCTAATTAAAGTTTATTAAGTATTGTGTTTTAGCTTAAAACCGCCTATTCACCCCTCCTCTAGTCGGTATCCTAGATCCTACAGTTGGCTAACCCCGTCTTGGTGCGGAACAGAAATAACAATGAATgaaggatgtgtgttgactacacagacctcaacaagcattgtccaaaggatcccttcgcgcttcctaggattgatcaagtcatcgactcgacggCTGGGTGtgctctactctgtttcctccagtgctactcagggtatcaccagatagcactcaaggaaaaagatcagaTCAAGACCGCTTTCAccaccccatacggagctttctgctacactacaatgtccttcgggttgaagaatgcaagcgccacatatcaacgagccatccaggagtgcttcactAACCAGCTACACAGCAACGTCAAAGCGTATGTGGATCACGTGGTCCtaaagactagaaatcctgACGACTTCATTACAGATCTCGAAGAAAAACCTTCATAAGCCTGCGAGCATACCgatggaaactaaacccaacaaagtgcgtgttcggtgtcccCTTTGGAAAACTACTCACATCATTAGTCATCGTGGAATCGAGGTTAATCCTGAGAAGATCGTTGCCATCACCAATTTGCAtgccccatcgtgcatcaaggatgtccagaagctgactgggtGCATGGCGACCCTCGACAGATttatctcaaggcttgg
This window encodes:
- the LOC101760445 gene encoding skin secretory protein xP2-like, which codes for MTPGAPTEGTILAAGALAASEIRQRIWEALEDKDTDYPVPGHPPIRPDEGFVDLGMLTRVVDSHPPVLEDADRAASRGLVLQLAPKKALRVSSASVGRTAVPPAASGGVPGEVADPVAEAVPVTATGGVAAPSGAGEGVDPVPPSASPVDPSVQSIVPQSPQTEEVIDLDADEAEGTAVTGAGTSVPAAATGTAAATEEGVPASAAVAEEAVGTAAGTSAPGVPAEVPPAAEAEVPARGAPAGAEEPASVAAESEVAAGIFVPPPASEAVVPSSGSAAAPTAIGSHGVQSGEIRFPRLERGLWERFNLERERTRDLTMQVAAAQGAIKDLLRCEQAAQEDARRSEAKFQAVVDKACLDREEFQAAAEKARHDAEELGVRECAVGLRERVSVPVS